The Vicia villosa cultivar HV-30 ecotype Madison, WI linkage group LG1, Vvil1.0, whole genome shotgun sequence genome includes a region encoding these proteins:
- the LOC131653881 gene encoding uncharacterized protein LOC131653881, whose translation MQGMQGQQPTAPTPQAAAGPDFRAFFRMDPPEFLGGLDPVIAHDWLYDMEMIFQAIQCTEEEKVIFAAQKMKGPAGRWWNTESTYFTNRGIPKDWQHFKTAFLEKYYPNSVRALKEREFQSFKQGNMSVSEYAEKFEDMAAYSRQAAYAPDELWKIDQFLMGLNADIVHSVSQREFTTYAECLRQCYVAENTLKRVQDERE comes from the coding sequence atgcaaggcatgcaagGGCAACAACCAACCGCTCCTACTCCTCAGGCTGCAGCAGGGCCTGACTTTCGTGCTTTCTTTCGGATGGATCCGCCAGAGTTCTTGGGTGGCTTAGACCCTGTGATTGCGCATGATTGGCTATATGATATGGAGATGATATTCCAGGCTATTCAGTGCACAGAGGAAGAGAAGGTGATTTTTGCTGCTCAGAAAATGAAGGGGCCAGCAGGTAGATGGTGGAATACGGAGTCTACGTATTTCACTAACCGAGGGATTCCAAAGGATTGGCAACATTTCAAGACAGCTTTCTTGGAGAAGTACTATCCCAACAGTGTGCGTGCTTTGAAGGAGCGTGAATTTCAATCTTTCAAGCAAGGCAACATGTCGGTATCTgaatatgctgagaagtttgaggaCATGGCTGCCTATTCCAGACAAGCTGCATATGCACCAGATGAGTTGTGGAAGATTGATCAGTTCCTTATGGGGCTGAATGCTGATATTGTGCACAGTGTGTCTCAAAGGGAGTTTACCACCTATGCTGAGTGTTTGAGGCAATGTTATGTTGCCGAGAACACATTGAAGAGAGTCCAAGATGAAAGAGAATAG